The following is a genomic window from Desulforegula conservatrix Mb1Pa.
CAAAATATTTGACAGGGCAGGGATTGAGTACACGCTTGCCGGATATCCTCCAAAACGTCTTTATTCCAATGTAGGCAAAGGGATAACACATATATGGCTTGGAACACTTGGTGTTAGCGAGTATGAAGGAAAGACTATTGTAAGCCCAAAAAAAATGGCTGAGATAAATCTCCATGTTTTTTCTATGAACAAATCTATTCCGCTGCCAAAGAGTCTTAATGAACTTAAAGGAAAATCCGTAATAACCATATTCGGTTATAATTATGGCGGGGTAATAAAATTTCTTGAAGATCCTGCCAATAATATTGTTCTGGAGCCGGCAAAAACCCACGAGTCAGCATTTATGATGTTAAAGATGGAAAGGGCAGGGTTTGTTCTGGATTATATTGAACCTGCCGGCGAAGCTCTTTCCAAGCTTAAGCTTTCAGACCTGTCCCATGCACCGATAACAGAACTTCCTCTCTATATCCATATTGCAAAGACACTTCCGGATGCCCAGCAGATCATGGACAGACTCATGAACGCCTATGAAGAGCTCAAAAAAGAGGGCAAACTGTGAATAGGCATATTACTCCGGCTATGTGATAAATTCTGCTTTTTAATAAAAAATGTGCGGGATGAATGTCATCCCGCACATTGTGTTTTGATTAATTAATTTT
Proteins encoded in this region:
- a CDS encoding substrate-binding periplasmic protein encodes the protein MALKKRCFLLIFFFVACMEQSAISEPLEIGMLDFPPYYILGKNEEVKGGLLVDMLVKIFDRAGIEYTLAGYPPKRLYSNVGKGITHIWLGTLGVSEYEGKTIVSPKKMAEINLHVFSMNKSIPLPKSLNELKGKSVITIFGYNYGGVIKFLEDPANNIVLEPAKTHESAFMMLKMERAGFVLDYIEPAGEALSKLKLSDLSHAPITELPLYIHIAKTLPDAQQIMDRLMNAYEELKKEGKL